A region from the Candidatus Electrothrix scaldis genome encodes:
- a CDS encoding GGDEF domain-containing protein has translation MSQQAPIKSFKTQLKRTYIFISIQFFVTIFIGIMTLIGISYLAKEHLKQVGPLVTTINQLVKGVSDTMLLLDEWMLTGPKENKIKREEIWDSIIYPITRQLHVQLKDNNNDNISLLQDLQHLQTEQWIIEDMAHTQGNNQALNLYLVDINDIERKILSVITQIMHVVSSVHGDKLKDPKTLSLFSHSADIRGSFSLASTNLLQFILTGAEECEKNFQKNFATAKNSLTNFKQSHNLSQEEINMVNTLITLFSRYTYQTEKAMQLRYSPKWNLAIYNYIHVLEPLQKRVTSELNLILENKTEKLRESSTRLMEVGHLVILLSTLLGASTASLLILRARRDIRLAGRLEENIHNHTNQLKELSRTDQLTKLYNRRAMISILNQELNTALINNTPLSFVYFDVDKFKHINDTQGHIVGDQILQKVAHALRTSIRKSDFPCRYGGDEFCIILPGCIRENAKKVCDQLITAFRKEAPGVSLSIGITEVSPSEKIEPEELIKRTDQKMYLGKKKNGFQINC, from the coding sequence CTATATCTTTATATCTATCCAGTTCTTTGTTACTATCTTTATTGGTATTATGACCCTGATCGGCATAAGCTATCTTGCCAAAGAACACCTCAAACAGGTAGGCCCCTTAGTAACAACAATTAATCAGCTCGTCAAAGGGGTCAGCGACACCATGCTCCTGCTTGATGAATGGATGCTGACCGGACCGAAAGAGAACAAAATTAAACGCGAGGAAATCTGGGACTCTATTATTTACCCCATCACCCGCCAATTACATGTACAGCTTAAAGACAACAACAACGATAATATTTCCCTGCTGCAGGACCTCCAGCACCTCCAGACAGAGCAGTGGATCATCGAAGATATGGCCCATACCCAGGGCAATAATCAGGCATTGAACCTCTACTTAGTCGATATCAATGATATTGAACGAAAGATCCTGTCTGTCATCACCCAAATAATGCATGTGGTTTCCTCAGTGCATGGAGATAAACTCAAAGACCCAAAAACCCTCTCCTTATTCAGCCATTCAGCAGACATCCGAGGTTCTTTTTCTCTTGCCAGTACCAATCTGCTCCAATTCATCCTCACCGGGGCGGAAGAGTGCGAGAAAAATTTCCAGAAGAATTTCGCCACCGCAAAAAATAGTCTGACAAACTTTAAACAATCCCACAATCTTTCCCAGGAAGAGATCAACATGGTCAACACCTTGATCACACTCTTTTCCCGCTATACATATCAAACAGAAAAAGCTATGCAGCTGCGCTATTCCCCGAAATGGAACCTGGCCATATATAATTACATCCATGTGCTTGAGCCGCTCCAGAAAAGGGTAACCAGCGAGCTCAACCTGATACTGGAGAACAAAACAGAAAAGCTCCGGGAATCATCGACCCGACTCATGGAGGTCGGGCATCTGGTCATCCTGCTTTCTACCTTACTGGGAGCCTCAACCGCCTCTCTCCTCATTTTACGTGCCCGCCGGGACATCCGTCTCGCAGGTAGACTGGAAGAAAATATTCATAACCACACCAACCAATTGAAAGAGCTCTCCAGGACAGACCAGCTCACCAAGCTGTACAACCGCCGCGCCATGATTTCCATTCTCAACCAGGAACTCAACACTGCGCTTATCAATAATACCCCCCTCTCCTTTGTCTACTTTGATGTTGATAAATTTAAACACATCAACGACACCCAGGGGCATATCGTGGGGGATCAAATCCTCCAGAAGGTAGCTCATGCCCTACGGACAAGTATCCGCAAATCAGACTTTCCCTGTCGATACGGAGGCGATGAATTTTGTATCATCCTTCCGGGCTGTATCCGTGAAAACGCCAAAAAGGTCTGTGATCAACTCATTACAGCGTTCCGCAAAGAAGCACCAGGGGTATCACTGAGCATTGGTATCACTGAGGTATCCCCTTCAGAAAAGATAGAACCAGAGGAGCTGATTAAGCGGACAGATCAGAAGATGTATCTGGGGAAAAAGAAAAACGGCTTTCAGATTAACTGCTGA
- the nhaA gene encoding Na+/H+ antiporter NhaA produces MKKKAAKFIVSFLQLEASGGILLMVAATLAIICANLPGIHHIYEEFFHLHFFGWIPGLEKIHLDLSLHEIINDALMVIFFFLVGLELKREILEGELSNPRNVMLPVVGAIGGMILPAIIYVILNWGDALSMRGWAVPTATDIAFALGVLTLLGSRVPNTLKIFLTSLAIFDDLGAVLIIAFFYTSKIALLPLAVVAGCAAILWAMNKVNVVEKKPYLLVGIVMWYATLLSGIHATISGVLLAMFIPLFKENPEVSPLKKLEHQLHPWVVYSILPIFAFANSGLHIQSTGIEQLLHPVPVGIALGLFLGKQLGVFGLSFVAIKMKIAQLPTGVNFKKLYGASILCGIGFTMSLFVGGLAFHKNGMQVDFDERLGIILGSLISGLAGYFVLRVFTKPVANSDA; encoded by the coding sequence ATGAAGAAGAAGGCTGCTAAATTTATAGTAAGTTTCTTACAGCTGGAGGCCTCCGGCGGTATCCTGCTGATGGTGGCTGCAACCTTGGCGATTATCTGTGCGAACCTACCTGGAATCCATCACATATATGAAGAGTTTTTTCACCTTCACTTTTTTGGCTGGATTCCAGGTCTTGAAAAAATTCACCTTGACCTTTCACTCCATGAGATCATCAACGATGCCCTGATGGTCATCTTCTTTTTCCTGGTTGGCCTTGAGCTCAAACGTGAAATCCTGGAAGGAGAACTTTCTAATCCACGGAACGTTATGCTGCCCGTAGTCGGTGCCATCGGTGGTATGATCCTGCCAGCTATCATCTATGTCATATTGAACTGGGGCGATGCCCTGTCCATGCGTGGTTGGGCTGTTCCCACCGCAACCGATATCGCCTTTGCTCTGGGGGTCCTGACCCTGCTCGGCTCACGGGTTCCCAATACCCTAAAGATCTTCCTGACCTCGCTGGCTATTTTTGACGATCTGGGCGCGGTTCTTATCATTGCTTTTTTCTACACCAGCAAGATAGCCTTGCTGCCCCTTGCGGTGGTTGCAGGTTGCGCCGCTATTCTCTGGGCAATGAACAAGGTCAATGTTGTCGAAAAGAAACCGTACCTTCTGGTTGGCATCGTGATGTGGTATGCCACCCTGCTCTCTGGTATTCACGCCACCATCTCAGGTGTTCTGCTGGCCATGTTCATCCCCCTGTTCAAGGAAAATCCCGAGGTCTCACCGCTCAAAAAACTTGAGCACCAGTTGCATCCCTGGGTGGTTTACAGCATTCTGCCGATCTTTGCCTTTGCCAACTCTGGCCTGCATATCCAAAGCACCGGTATAGAGCAGCTGCTCCATCCGGTCCCGGTAGGTATCGCTCTGGGTCTCTTTCTCGGCAAACAGCTGGGCGTCTTCGGACTCAGCTTTGTTGCTATCAAGATGAAAATCGCTCAATTACCGACAGGAGTAAATTTCAAAAAGCTTTACGGAGCCTCCATCCTCTGCGGTATAGGTTTCACCATGAGCCTCTTTGTCGGCGGCTTGGCTTTTCATAAAAACGGCATGCAGGTCGACTTTGATGAACGCCTCGGCATCATCCTCGGTTCACTGATATCCGGTCTCGCTGGCTATTTTGTTTTACGCGTTTTCACCAAACCCGTCGCAAATTCAGACGCATAA
- a CDS encoding MASE3 domain-containing protein — MKADPAPVRRRFSPACLVPFAIIFGLYLANVYNHLLFHALAELFSIIFISSIFLFTWNTRRFQENHYFLFLGIAYLFIGSIDFVHILTYKDGGDMLSEITMNSSIQFWVAARYMEGTSLLLAFLFLHKKINEYLLVLLYLLLTVLLFQSILGGSFPVCFVTGQGLTVFKKGSECAVCFLYLLTLFFFYKKQHQFEKRTLRFLQVSVSLTVLAELTAVFSAEFYNTPLDTTAGIFGKLFSLYCLAKAIFESSLIRPYNILISKLRAHEEQLEDKIRERTAALQQSTEQLEKEVIERVKVEKELVWELSVNKALASLSDALISRSYSMQEIAGALFDAAQRLTGCHQGFVSIVDHENATASIYPGTDPLASGKEMPVFVLSAQEDGQFPGLWGQTLNTQQGFCVDFISSQIQEDGGLPASLEPQRNFLNAPALLDNKVVGQIALADKPGGFSRHDLLAIERLAALFALFVHRREMEDALSRSEFEYRSLFDEALDMIHIVDAQKKITRVNPVELKTLGYREEQLVGMSLLDIVHPDYQERTKQNLEHIFLTGESVKNYETALVTQDGVSVNIEVSAVPQLEQGQVVSVRAIMRNITDRKREEREKKNLEVQLRHSQKMEAVGTLAGGIAHDFNNILGPIFGYTELALDVLPEDNRITSWLQEVLQASHRARELVRQILTISRKADKDVQPLRIQLLIKEALKLLRFSIPSNIEIRQQLAPDCKPVLADPTRIHQIIMNLCTNAYYAMRENGGILEVSLQQVMLRQEELYDKIRLQEGAYLQLTVRDNGTGIPKELLEKIFEPYFTTKSQGEGTGLGLAVVQSIVLDFGGDITVSSVPGQGTVFDVYFPVIQTEEETVLPQEKASLPRGDERILVVDDDRDIVLMNQRILEMLGYQVRAWTESLEAFADFQQDPDAVDLVITDMTMPKMTGDELTRRLLALRPELPVLICTGFSELIDEDKARKLGARALLMKPLTKKELAWAVRQVLDQEK; from the coding sequence ATGAAAGCCGATCCTGCACCTGTGAGAAGGCGATTTTCACCGGCCTGTCTTGTTCCCTTTGCTATCATTTTCGGCCTTTATCTGGCGAATGTCTATAATCACCTTCTATTCCATGCCCTGGCGGAGCTGTTCAGTATCATTTTCATCAGCAGTATCTTTCTTTTTACCTGGAATACCCGTCGTTTTCAGGAGAATCATTATTTCCTCTTCCTCGGTATAGCCTATCTCTTCATTGGTTCTATTGATTTTGTCCATATCCTGACCTATAAGGACGGTGGGGATATGCTTTCTGAAATCACGATGAATTCTTCCATTCAGTTCTGGGTTGCGGCCCGTTATATGGAAGGGACCTCCTTACTCCTCGCCTTTCTCTTTCTTCATAAAAAGATCAATGAATATCTGTTGGTCCTGCTGTACTTACTGCTCACAGTGCTGTTGTTTCAGAGTATTCTGGGAGGGAGCTTCCCGGTATGCTTTGTGACTGGACAGGGCCTGACGGTTTTTAAGAAGGGGAGTGAGTGTGCGGTTTGTTTCTTATACCTGCTGACCCTCTTCTTTTTTTATAAAAAACAACATCAGTTTGAGAAGAGAACGCTGCGTTTTCTGCAAGTTTCAGTAAGTTTAACAGTCCTGGCCGAATTGACAGCGGTTTTTTCTGCTGAATTCTACAACACACCTTTGGATACCACTGCCGGAATTTTCGGCAAGCTTTTTTCCCTCTACTGTCTTGCCAAGGCAATTTTTGAGTCAAGCCTGATCAGACCCTATAATATTCTTATCAGTAAATTAAGGGCCCATGAAGAACAGTTGGAGGATAAGATCCGAGAGCGGACCGCTGCCCTTCAGCAAAGCACTGAGCAGCTGGAAAAAGAGGTTATAGAACGAGTGAAGGTGGAAAAGGAACTGGTCTGGGAGCTCTCTGTGAATAAGGCTCTGGCCAGTCTCTCTGATGCCTTGATTTCTCGTTCGTATTCCATGCAGGAAATTGCTGGCGCTCTGTTTGATGCTGCGCAGCGTTTGACCGGTTGTCATCAGGGCTTTGTGAGCATAGTTGATCATGAAAATGCGACAGCAAGCATTTATCCTGGAACAGACCCCCTTGCATCGGGAAAGGAAATGCCTGTTTTTGTTTTGTCCGCGCAAGAGGATGGACAGTTTCCCGGTTTATGGGGGCAGACCCTGAATACGCAGCAGGGCTTTTGTGTTGATTTTATTTCCTCGCAGATCCAGGAGGATGGGGGGCTTCCTGCCAGCCTTGAGCCGCAACGGAATTTTCTCAATGCCCCGGCTTTACTTGATAATAAGGTGGTCGGGCAGATTGCCCTTGCCGATAAACCGGGTGGCTTTTCCCGGCATGATCTGCTTGCCATAGAGCGACTTGCAGCCCTCTTTGCCCTGTTTGTCCATCGTCGGGAGATGGAAGACGCCCTGAGTAGGAGTGAGTTTGAATATCGAAGCCTTTTTGATGAGGCCTTAGATATGATCCATATCGTGGATGCGCAGAAGAAGATTACTCGGGTTAATCCGGTAGAACTCAAGACCTTGGGGTACAGGGAAGAGCAGCTTGTCGGGATGTCCTTGCTGGATATCGTTCACCCTGATTATCAGGAAAGGACAAAGCAAAACCTGGAGCATATATTTCTTACAGGGGAGAGCGTAAAAAATTATGAAACCGCCTTGGTTACCCAGGACGGAGTGTCGGTCAATATAGAAGTGAGTGCTGTTCCGCAATTGGAGCAGGGACAGGTGGTTTCGGTTCGGGCGATTATGCGCAATATTACTGATCGTAAAAGAGAGGAGCGGGAAAAGAAGAACCTGGAAGTGCAGCTCCGCCATTCCCAGAAGATGGAAGCAGTCGGCACCCTTGCCGGTGGGATTGCCCATGACTTTAATAATATTCTCGGACCGATTTTTGGCTATACAGAGTTGGCTTTGGATGTCTTGCCTGAGGACAACAGAATCACTTCATGGCTGCAAGAGGTCCTACAGGCCAGTCATCGGGCCAGGGAGCTTGTTCGGCAGATCCTGACCATCAGTCGCAAGGCGGATAAGGATGTGCAACCGCTGAGGATCCAGCTCCTGATTAAAGAGGCGCTCAAACTTCTGCGTTTTTCCATCCCGAGCAATATTGAAATCAGGCAGCAGCTTGCCCCTGATTGTAAGCCTGTTTTGGCAGATCCCACCCGGATTCACCAGATCATTATGAATCTGTGTACCAATGCCTATTATGCCATGCGGGAGAACGGCGGCATCCTTGAGGTTTCTTTACAGCAGGTGATGTTACGTCAGGAGGAACTGTATGATAAGATACGGCTCCAGGAGGGGGCTTATTTGCAGCTGACAGTGCGGGATAATGGAACCGGCATTCCCAAAGAGCTCCTTGAAAAGATTTTTGAGCCCTATTTTACAACCAAGTCCCAGGGAGAAGGGACAGGGCTGGGGCTCGCAGTTGTCCAGAGCATCGTGCTTGATTTTGGCGGAGATATTACGGTCTCCAGTGTGCCGGGACAGGGGACTGTATTTGATGTGTATTTTCCCGTGATTCAGACGGAGGAAGAGACGGTCCTGCCGCAAGAGAAAGCGAGTTTGCCGAGAGGGGATGAGCGGATTCTTGTTGTTGATGATGATAGGGATATCGTCCTGATGAATCAAAGGATTCTGGAGATGCTCGGTTATCAGGTGCGCGCCTGGACAGAGAGCCTTGAGGCATTTGCCGATTTTCAGCAGGATCCTGATGCGGTGGACCTGGTTATAACAGATATGACCATGCCAAAGATGACCGGCGATGAGCTGACCCGAAGGCTGCTAGCCTTGCGCCCGGAGCTGCCTGTGCTTATTTGTACCGGTTTTAGTGAACTGATTGATGAGGACAAGGCACGGAAGCTTGGGGCCCGTGCCTTGCTGATGAAACCTTTGACCAAGAAGGAGTTGGCCTGGGCCGTCCGGCAGGTGCTGGATCAGGAAAAATAA
- a CDS encoding NTP transferase domain-containing protein: MNTPNISAVILAAGKGTRMKSDQAKVLHELFFKSMLHHVLDAVAATDVGELAVIVGHQREKVLTSLEEAGYQFSPVVQEEQLGTGHAVLCAESACATADLVMILCGDTPLIRPETLQTMIDRHQENGAVVTLMTTVLAEPFGYGRILTDAEGGVFAIVEQKDATEEQRAIQEINAGIYLVDREFLFSALRQVGTDNSQGEVYLTDIVSIATRQGHRVEKFVHTPAIDVLGVNSRVELAQAHRELQLRHNRQVMLSGVTLYGPETILLAPDCQIGKDAVLHAGVTIIGKSKVGSKVQIASGVVLHDCQIGDGAIIGANSVLENCVVSQGEKVPALTFRYS, from the coding sequence ATGAACACCCCGAATATTTCAGCTGTTATCCTTGCTGCCGGTAAAGGCACTCGTATGAAATCTGACCAGGCCAAGGTGCTGCACGAGCTTTTTTTCAAGTCCATGCTTCATCATGTGCTGGATGCAGTGGCGGCAACGGATGTCGGAGAGTTGGCAGTGATTGTCGGGCATCAGCGGGAAAAGGTGCTTACTTCCCTGGAAGAGGCCGGTTATCAATTCTCGCCAGTGGTGCAGGAAGAACAGTTAGGGACCGGGCATGCAGTGCTCTGTGCAGAGTCGGCCTGCGCTACTGCTGATCTGGTGATGATCCTCTGCGGCGATACCCCGCTGATTCGTCCTGAGACCCTGCAAACTATGATTGATCGGCACCAGGAAAACGGAGCCGTGGTTACTCTGATGACCACAGTGCTGGCTGAGCCCTTTGGTTATGGCCGGATCCTCACCGATGCAGAGGGCGGCGTCTTTGCTATCGTGGAGCAGAAAGATGCAACAGAAGAGCAGCGAGCTATTCAGGAAATTAACGCTGGTATCTATCTTGTTGATCGGGAATTTCTTTTTTCCGCCTTGCGACAGGTGGGTACGGATAATAGCCAGGGAGAGGTCTATCTCACAGATATTGTCTCTATCGCGACCCGACAGGGGCATCGGGTGGAGAAGTTTGTTCACACCCCGGCCATTGATGTGTTGGGGGTGAATTCACGGGTGGAGCTGGCCCAGGCCCATAGGGAATTGCAGCTGCGTCATAACCGGCAGGTTATGCTCTCCGGGGTGACGCTGTACGGACCTGAGACCATCCTGCTTGCTCCGGATTGTCAGATCGGGAAAGATGCGGTGCTCCATGCAGGTGTGACGATCATCGGAAAGAGCAAGGTCGGTAGCAAGGTGCAGATCGCGTCTGGGGTAGTGCTTCATGATTGTCAGATCGGCGATGGCGCTATTATTGGTGCGAATTCTGTGCTTGAGAATTGTGTAGTTAGTCAAGGTGAGAAGGTGCCGGCTTTGACTTTTCGTTATTCCTGA
- the recC gene encoding exodeoxyribonuclease V subunit gamma, with amino-acid sequence MYLFQSNRLESLFDALCATLAEPVSNPLAPEIIVVQNPGMARWLSQQIALRTGICANFAFPLPASFIWQVFEQTLGALPDLTLFDRKVLLWRIQGELDTLLNHPGMAEIRTYLAEDNDGRKRFQLAEKISDLFDQYQVYRPAMLLHWEQGGEGHWQARLWRRLTAENRQHRAAVLQRFIQAAEVGELQRDALPERVSVFGINSLAPAYLEVIERISQLVDVRVFHLSPCQQAWDDILSERLLALKRQSWREQGIDDLSAYFTAGNPLLASMGTVGQEFFSLLMCMDPQEIRLYEEPEGGTLLEQIQGDILNLQDRGGQGEGMAQGKTPLPPDDSSIRFHCCHSHIREVQVLHDRLLDLFQQDPGLKPADILVMAPDITTYTPAVAGVFGSAPTRRFIPWSIADQSSRLEQPIVEGFLQLLELQESRFTAPDVMALLENQAILRHFGLAAEDVAVMRSAILEAGIRWGLDQEQRCEQGLAEVQQHTWDFGLDRLLLGYLTGSLAEPWQGIMPCSYTVSALGSWLGGLIGFIRSLQELRRKMKVTHLPEQWAELLLDMIDDFLAGDGGGRESQDGLLILRRSIADFVEHCRLAGFVQELSLPIIRHWFEEQLAEPAGGQAFLAGRVTFCNMVPMRSVPFKVIWLLGMNDLDYPRAQRTPAFDLMARQPRLGDRSRRDDDRYLFLEALLSARKLLAISWVGRDQQDNSSLPPSVVVAELRDYINRAWAACNEMGKEGKGKQTAADLLTVEYPLQPFSRHCFSGAQKTASYASEWLPQPLSSSDRALAFVPAPLPPPEPCQQVDLGRLVRFWNHPVRFFLEQRMGLRTRYEEEVIPESEAFCLDHLQKYLLSQEIMKQQRLEEKTPSHILPPLYRMQAAGHLPGGRFGHILYQEMERKTAMLVEDLEALIQERAEPEEVQLVVEDILLTGQLSSLYRSGRVTFRPANLKAGDILQLWIHHLVLLLQAPSSVQPLSVHAGLDTKISFQEVDRPEEELAVLLRFFQQGTMEPLHFYPKTSHAWAKAKSEAAKWNAARRIWYSDYYRGEEDDPSYELALRAQNPLDQGFAELAELFYPVLSSLVKYE; translated from the coding sequence TTGTACCTCTTCCAATCCAACCGGCTGGAAAGCCTCTTCGATGCCCTCTGCGCAACCCTTGCCGAGCCGGTCAGCAATCCCTTGGCCCCGGAGATTATCGTGGTCCAGAATCCGGGCATGGCCCGCTGGCTTTCCCAGCAGATCGCCCTGCGCACTGGGATCTGTGCCAACTTTGCCTTTCCCCTTCCAGCCAGTTTTATCTGGCAGGTCTTTGAGCAGACCCTGGGGGCGCTGCCTGACCTAACCCTCTTTGATCGCAAAGTCTTACTCTGGCGTATTCAGGGAGAGTTGGATACGCTGTTAAACCATCCCGGCATGGCAGAGATCAGAACCTATCTGGCCGAGGATAATGACGGCAGAAAGCGTTTTCAGCTGGCGGAAAAGATCAGTGATCTCTTTGATCAGTACCAGGTCTACCGACCAGCTATGCTTCTGCACTGGGAACAGGGCGGGGAGGGGCATTGGCAGGCCCGGCTCTGGCGGCGTCTGACTGCGGAGAATCGGCAGCATCGGGCCGCAGTCCTGCAACGATTCATCCAGGCCGCTGAAGTGGGTGAGCTCCAGCGCGATGCCTTACCGGAGCGGGTCTCGGTCTTTGGTATCAACTCCCTGGCCCCGGCCTACCTGGAGGTGATTGAGCGGATCAGCCAGCTGGTTGATGTCCGTGTTTTTCATCTCAGTCCCTGCCAACAGGCCTGGGACGATATCCTGTCTGAGCGCCTGCTGGCCCTGAAGCGGCAGAGTTGGCGGGAACAGGGGATTGATGATCTCAGCGCCTATTTTACAGCGGGCAATCCTCTCCTGGCCTCGATGGGTACGGTGGGCCAGGAGTTCTTCTCCCTGCTCATGTGCATGGATCCGCAGGAGATCCGGCTTTATGAGGAGCCAGAAGGAGGAACATTGCTGGAGCAGATCCAGGGCGATATTCTCAATCTCCAGGACCGGGGAGGGCAGGGGGAGGGGATGGCTCAAGGTAAAACCCCGCTCCCCCCGGATGACTCTTCGATCCGTTTTCATTGCTGTCATAGCCATATCCGGGAGGTCCAGGTGCTCCATGATCGCCTCCTTGATCTCTTTCAGCAGGATCCGGGTCTGAAACCAGCGGATATCCTGGTCATGGCCCCGGATATCACGACATACACTCCGGCAGTGGCTGGGGTCTTTGGCTCTGCCCCGACTCGTCGTTTTATCCCCTGGTCCATTGCGGACCAGTCCTCACGCCTGGAACAACCCATTGTGGAAGGCTTTCTCCAACTCCTGGAACTACAGGAAAGTCGATTCACGGCCCCGGATGTCATGGCCCTGCTGGAAAATCAGGCCATCCTCCGGCACTTCGGGCTTGCTGCCGAGGATGTGGCTGTCATGCGTTCGGCTATTCTGGAGGCCGGTATCCGTTGGGGACTGGATCAGGAACAGCGCTGCGAGCAGGGACTTGCCGAGGTGCAGCAGCATACCTGGGATTTTGGCCTGGATCGTCTCCTGCTGGGCTATCTGACCGGCTCGCTTGCTGAGCCTTGGCAAGGGATCATGCCTTGTTCCTACACAGTCAGTGCTCTGGGCTCCTGGCTCGGTGGACTGATCGGTTTTATTCGTTCCTTGCAGGAGCTGCGGCGCAAGATGAAGGTGACGCATCTGCCGGAGCAATGGGCTGAGCTCTTGCTGGACATGATAGATGATTTTCTTGCCGGTGACGGAGGAGGTCGGGAAAGTCAGGACGGTCTGCTCATCCTGCGACGGAGCATTGCCGACTTTGTGGAGCATTGCCGCTTAGCTGGCTTTGTCCAGGAGCTCAGTCTGCCCATCATCCGCCATTGGTTTGAGGAGCAGCTTGCTGAACCGGCAGGCGGACAGGCCTTTCTTGCCGGGCGGGTGACCTTTTGCAATATGGTGCCCATGCGGTCTGTGCCCTTCAAGGTGATCTGGTTGTTGGGCATGAATGACCTGGATTATCCCCGTGCCCAACGCACTCCGGCCTTTGACCTGATGGCCCGGCAGCCCCGCCTCGGGGACCGGAGCCGCCGCGATGATGATCGCTATCTCTTTCTTGAGGCCCTGCTTTCGGCCCGAAAGCTGCTGGCTATCTCCTGGGTGGGCCGTGACCAGCAGGATAACTCCTCACTGCCGCCCTCCGTGGTGGTGGCGGAGTTGCGGGATTATATCAATCGCGCCTGGGCAGCTTGTAATGAAATGGGCAAGGAAGGGAAGGGAAAGCAAACAGCTGCTGACCTGCTGACTGTGGAATATCCCTTGCAACCTTTCAGCAGGCATTGTTTCTCGGGTGCTCAGAAAACAGCCAGTTATGCCTCGGAATGGCTTCCCCAACCGCTCTCTTCTTCGGACCGTGCCCTTGCCTTTGTTCCGGCTCCCTTGCCTCCGCCGGAACCCTGTCAACAGGTGGATCTTGGTCGCCTGGTTCGTTTCTGGAATCATCCGGTGCGTTTTTTTCTGGAACAGCGGATGGGCCTGCGCACTCGTTATGAAGAGGAGGTTATCCCGGAAAGCGAGGCCTTTTGCCTGGATCATTTGCAGAAATACCTGCTTAGTCAGGAGATCATGAAGCAGCAGCGCCTTGAGGAAAAAACGCCTTCGCATATCCTTCCTCCTCTGTATCGGATGCAGGCCGCAGGCCATCTGCCCGGCGGTCGCTTCGGTCATATCCTTTATCAGGAAATGGAACGGAAGACGGCCATGCTGGTTGAGGATTTGGAAGCCCTGATCCAGGAGCGGGCAGAGCCGGAGGAGGTGCAGCTAGTGGTTGAGGATATCCTTCTCACCGGTCAGCTTTCTTCCCTGTATCGCAGCGGCAGGGTCACCTTTCGTCCGGCCAATCTGAAGGCAGGAGATATTCTCCAATTATGGATTCATCATCTGGTGCTTCTCCTTCAGGCGCCGTCAAGCGTGCAGCCGCTCTCCGTGCATGCAGGCCTGGATACGAAGATCTCCTTTCAGGAGGTGGATCGGCCAGAAGAAGAGCTTGCGGTCTTGCTCCGTTTTTTTCAGCAGGGGACTATGGAACCATTGCATTTTTATCCCAAAACCAGTCATGCCTGGGCCAAGGCGAAATCAGAGGCAGCCAAGTGGAATGCCGCCCGCAGAATCTGGTATTCAGATTATTATCGCGGCGAAGAAGACGACCCTTCCTACGAGCTTGCCTTGCGTGCGCAAAATCCTCTGGACCAAGGTTTTGCCGAACTGGCAGAACTCTTTTATCCAGTCCTCTCTTCGCTGGTGAAATATGAATAA